One Natronomonas moolapensis 8.8.11 genomic region harbors:
- a CDS encoding adenosylcobinamide amidohydrolase, which yields MFEYERTDECLTLRRPGTRWLSNGFDGGYATAPAAHNLTVPEGFERTDLATYAAERLGSPPEGPTLLTGVRQTNARGARYGPVEAVVTAGLSNPALLPAGDDSHSTDTRGDADADASPDDAFRPGTVNVLVGSAEPLSEGGLAGLLATVVEAKAATLVDLVGPTGTTSDAVAVGCPSAEAGAPFAGSATTVGNAARVCVRDALAAALEARYDGDLPDPRGAEHATVTSGEATPFTP from the coding sequence ATGTTCGAGTACGAACGCACCGACGAGTGTCTGACGCTCCGCCGGCCGGGGACGCGGTGGCTCTCGAACGGCTTCGACGGCGGATACGCGACGGCTCCGGCTGCTCACAACCTCACCGTCCCGGAGGGGTTCGAGCGCACGGACCTCGCGACGTACGCGGCCGAGCGGCTGGGGTCGCCCCCCGAGGGGCCGACGCTTTTGACCGGCGTCCGACAGACGAACGCGAGGGGGGCTCGGTATGGGCCGGTCGAGGCGGTCGTGACCGCGGGGCTGTCGAACCCCGCCCTGCTGCCCGCTGGTGACGACAGCCACAGCACAGACACCCGAGGCGACGCCGACGCGGACGCATCCCCCGACGACGCGTTCCGGCCCGGGACGGTCAACGTCCTCGTCGGGTCGGCGGAGCCGCTCTCTGAGGGCGGACTGGCCGGCCTCCTCGCGACGGTCGTCGAGGCGAAGGCGGCGACGCTCGTCGACCTCGTCGGTCCCACCGGGACGACGAGTGACGCGGTCGCGGTCGGGTGTCCGAGCGCCGAAGCGGGCGCGCCGTTCGCCGGGAGCGCGACCACCGTCGGCAACGCGGCCCGCGTCTGCGTCCGGGACGCGCTCGCGGCCGCGCTTGAGGCCCGGTACGACGGGGACCTACCCGACCCCCGCGGGGCCGAGCACGCGACCGTCACCTCGGGCGAGGCGACGCCGTTCACCCCGTAG
- a CDS encoding helix-turn-helix domain-containing protein — MRELVVVVEHPPEANPVADLLAEHPDARLRSSACHVTERSLWRVDHASGPEAALDRLEDMAGARYFTDCLVRDGCDGDWETTVLDRSAGSLVLYSYWERTDDCDSIPHLARERFGDGVVLEETWRGRTQRWRVLAPDGPVGGFVEAVRDIADADVRFERVSDPEREADPGLPPEQADALAAAVEAGYYETPREVEAYELADRLGVPGSTLAYRLRRAEAWLAKRYVE, encoded by the coding sequence ATGCGCGAACTCGTCGTCGTCGTCGAGCACCCGCCGGAAGCGAACCCGGTCGCTGACCTGCTCGCAGAGCACCCCGACGCGAGGCTCCGGTCGTCGGCGTGTCACGTCACCGAGAGGAGCCTCTGGCGGGTCGACCACGCCAGCGGTCCCGAGGCCGCACTCGACCGCCTCGAGGACATGGCCGGGGCGCGGTACTTCACCGACTGTCTCGTCCGGGACGGCTGCGACGGCGACTGGGAGACGACGGTGTTGGATCGCTCCGCCGGCTCGCTCGTGTTGTACTCCTACTGGGAGCGGACCGACGACTGCGATTCGATCCCGCATCTCGCCCGCGAGCGCTTCGGCGACGGGGTTGTCCTCGAGGAGACCTGGCGCGGGCGGACCCAACGCTGGCGGGTGCTCGCGCCGGACGGGCCGGTCGGGGGGTTCGTCGAAGCGGTTCGCGACATCGCCGACGCCGACGTCCGCTTCGAGCGCGTCTCCGACCCCGAACGGGAGGCGGACCCGGGGCTACCACCCGAGCAGGCAGACGCCCTCGCCGCCGCGGTCGAGGCCGGCTACTACGAGACGCCGAGAGAGGTCGAAGCGTACGAACTCGCCGACCGACTCGGAGTGCCGGGGTCGACGCTCGCCTACCGGCTCCGTCGCGCGGAGGCCTGGCTGGCGAAGCGGTACGTGGAGTAG
- a CDS encoding MFS transporter has product MTRRPTRIENATLLSVGGIGYGALLFVWFSLPAYLSAITDALGLSGTQAGVLAGAIPLTYIPLGLLSGLVVDRVGARTSIGLGIALAGLGQFGRASAGGFPSMFALTLLMGVGATGITFGLPKLAAELYPPAFVGRAASVYLLASYAGSATVFAAGRSVLGPALGGWRPLFAASGTVMLALAVGWAFLAWGVPAGRHDPDDGADESEGFALASLRSDVRAVFAHRDLRLLVLLGTAYLFVIHGLQGWLVTLFEARGITPGLAGGVTAVLVGGQIAGVLAAPALADRFGATREALVGCGAIACVGVLGLFFTPALALLLVLPVVSVGVGVGGLSPLIRAIPVEIEGIGPALTGTAVGLVFAVGEVGGFLGPVVVGALRDATGSFAPGLALCAAAALVTVGAGASMSEL; this is encoded by the coding sequence ATGACACGTCGGCCGACGAGGATCGAAAACGCCACCTTGCTCTCCGTCGGGGGGATCGGGTACGGTGCGCTGTTGTTCGTGTGGTTCTCGCTGCCGGCGTACCTCTCTGCGATCACCGACGCGTTGGGGTTGAGCGGGACGCAGGCGGGCGTGCTGGCCGGCGCGATTCCGCTGACGTACATCCCGCTCGGCCTCCTGAGCGGCCTCGTCGTCGACCGCGTCGGCGCGCGAACCAGCATCGGCCTCGGGATCGCGCTCGCGGGGCTTGGGCAGTTCGGCCGGGCGAGCGCGGGCGGGTTCCCATCGATGTTCGCGTTGACGCTGCTGATGGGCGTCGGCGCGACGGGGATCACCTTCGGGCTCCCGAAACTCGCCGCCGAGCTCTACCCGCCGGCGTTCGTCGGACGGGCAGCGTCGGTGTATCTGCTCGCGTCCTATGCGGGGAGCGCAACGGTGTTTGCGGCGGGGCGGTCGGTACTCGGTCCCGCGCTCGGCGGGTGGCGGCCGCTGTTCGCCGCGAGCGGGACGGTGATGCTCGCGCTCGCCGTCGGGTGGGCGTTTCTGGCGTGGGGGGTTCCGGCCGGCCGCCACGACCCCGACGACGGCGCCGACGAGAGCGAGGGGTTCGCGCTCGCGTCGCTTCGGAGCGACGTCCGCGCCGTCTTCGCCCACCGCGATCTCCGGCTGTTGGTGCTCCTCGGAACGGCGTATCTGTTCGTCATCCACGGCCTCCAGGGGTGGCTCGTCACGCTGTTCGAGGCCCGCGGGATCACCCCGGGGCTCGCGGGCGGGGTCACCGCCGTTCTGGTCGGCGGACAGATCGCGGGCGTCCTCGCCGCGCCGGCGCTCGCCGATCGGTTCGGGGCGACCCGCGAGGCGCTCGTCGGCTGTGGCGCTATCGCCTGTGTCGGGGTTCTCGGGCTCTTTTTTACGCCAGCGCTTGCGCTGTTGCTCGTGCTCCCGGTCGTCTCGGTCGGGGTCGGCGTCGGCGGGCTGTCGCCGCTGATCCGGGCGATCCCGGTCGAAATAGAGGGGATCGGTCCGGCGCTGACCGGGACCGCGGTCGGTCTCGTCTTCGCGGTCGGGGAAGTCGGGGGCTTTCTCGGCCCCGTCGTCGTCGGCGCGCTCCGGGACGCGACGGGGTCGTTCGCCCCGGGGCTCGCGCTGTGTGCGGCCGCGGCGCTCGTCACTGTCGGCGCGGGGGCGTCGATGAGCGAGCTGTGA
- a CDS encoding ABC transporter substrate-binding protein has protein sequence MNASRRAFLSGAGATLGTGIAGCLELGGGSDTLRIIDWGYVYNDGVIEAFENRHGVTVERQSAQGSAETLSQLRAGRADYDIAPLGNYAVKPAMDEELIQPIDLDQVPSYEDVFDFLKKDYFESDGQVYGVPRSFGQTPLAVNTDIVDREITALADLWDDDLSGVAGGRDDARLQVLYRNAAVGAELNPSSEADIDTEALRADLVDRLNNTAGLWGNGGESEQLLRTETVGVQPVWNYVIQAMEDDGLPVERVFPEEGTKAWFIQHTIRAGAENPELAHTFIEEWQSEMGYRSLMEPNNIAVPNERVFEEQNIDRTVLGLDTPDQFIYEEPKPPELIETYSRTWSEAKTESGG, from the coding sequence ATGAACGCATCACGTCGTGCGTTTTTGAGCGGTGCCGGTGCCACACTCGGGACCGGAATCGCCGGGTGTCTCGAACTCGGCGGCGGGTCGGACACGCTCCGTATCATCGACTGGGGATACGTGTACAACGACGGTGTCATCGAGGCGTTCGAAAACAGACACGGCGTGACTGTCGAACGACAGTCCGCACAGGGGTCCGCGGAGACGCTGTCGCAACTCCGGGCCGGGCGCGCCGACTACGATATCGCGCCGCTCGGTAACTACGCGGTGAAGCCGGCGATGGACGAGGAGTTGATTCAGCCGATTGATCTCGATCAGGTGCCGTCGTACGAGGACGTCTTCGACTTCCTGAAGAAGGATTACTTCGAGAGCGACGGACAGGTGTACGGCGTCCCCCGGAGCTTCGGACAGACGCCGCTCGCCGTCAATACCGACATCGTTGACCGCGAGATTACGGCGCTCGCTGATCTGTGGGACGACGACCTGTCGGGGGTCGCAGGGGGCCGCGACGACGCACGGCTTCAGGTGTTGTACCGGAACGCCGCCGTCGGGGCGGAGCTGAACCCATCCTCGGAAGCCGACATCGATACCGAGGCGCTCCGTGCGGATCTGGTCGACAGACTGAACAACACGGCTGGACTCTGGGGCAACGGCGGCGAGTCCGAGCAACTGCTCCGCACGGAGACGGTCGGCGTCCAGCCGGTGTGGAACTACGTCATTCAGGCGATGGAAGACGATGGGCTGCCGGTCGAACGGGTGTTCCCCGAGGAGGGGACGAAAGCGTGGTTCATCCAGCATACGATCCGCGCCGGGGCCGAGAATCCGGAACTCGCACACACCTTCATAGAGGAGTGGCAAAGCGAGATGGGGTATCGGTCGCTGATGGAGCCGAACAACATTGCGGTACCCAACGAGCGGGTCTTCGAGGAACAGAACATCGACAGAACGGTTCTCGGTCTCGACACCCCCGACCAGTTCATATACGAGGAACCGAAACCGCCGGAACTCATCGAGACGTACAGTCGGACGTGGAGCGAGGCAAAGACCGAATCCGGCGGATGA
- a CDS encoding ABC transporter ATP-binding protein, whose amino-acid sequence MERGKDRIRRMTATAALEVEGLSKSFGDVAAVDDVHLRIDGSEFLGLVGPSGCGKTTTLRMLAGLERPDTGVVRIGGKPATDLPPRSRDTNIVFQDLVLFPHMSVAENVGYGLARQGIDGDRRRRRVEEALELVSLPSYGDRDPAALSGGQKQRVALARALVNDPTVLLLDEPLSSLDRALREEMQSELKRIQRESGTAFLYVTHDQESAMSMSDRIGVMREGRIVDIGTPEELYGRPKTQFVADFLGGATTLRGDVTAVDGDRAAVETALGGFEAAASRSDPSVGETVTVVIRPESVSVGEGPFSGTVRRLAYKGFYRQVTVETGDGGTLAARTAVDSRTTPDRPAGGGGMATGDRIRFAIDRAVIVDDEDE is encoded by the coding sequence GTGGAGCGAGGCAAAGACCGAATCCGGCGGATGACGGCGACCGCAGCGCTCGAAGTCGAGGGGCTGTCGAAATCCTTCGGCGACGTCGCGGCGGTCGACGACGTTCACCTTCGGATCGACGGCTCGGAGTTTCTCGGATTGGTCGGTCCTTCAGGGTGTGGAAAGACGACGACACTCCGGATGCTGGCCGGGCTCGAGCGACCGGACACCGGCGTCGTTCGGATCGGTGGCAAACCGGCGACGGACCTGCCGCCCCGCTCGCGGGATACGAACATCGTTTTTCAGGACCTGGTCCTGTTTCCGCACATGAGCGTCGCCGAGAACGTCGGATACGGTCTCGCACGGCAGGGTATCGACGGCGACAGGCGCCGCCGCCGTGTCGAGGAAGCCCTCGAGTTGGTTTCGCTTCCGTCCTACGGCGACCGAGATCCAGCGGCATTGTCCGGCGGTCAAAAACAGCGCGTCGCGTTGGCTCGGGCTTTGGTAAACGATCCGACGGTGTTGTTGCTCGACGAGCCGCTGTCGTCGCTCGACCGGGCGCTCAGAGAGGAGATGCAATCGGAGTTGAAACGGATCCAACGCGAGTCCGGGACGGCATTTCTGTACGTTACGCACGATCAAGAGAGCGCGATGAGCATGTCCGACCGGATCGGCGTCATGCGCGAGGGGCGCATCGTCGACATCGGTACTCCGGAGGAGCTGTACGGTCGGCCGAAGACACAGTTCGTCGCCGATTTCCTCGGGGGCGCGACGACGCTCCGCGGCGACGTTACCGCTGTCGACGGCGATCGTGCGGCTGTCGAGACAGCGCTTGGCGGGTTCGAAGCCGCCGCCAGCCGGAGCGATCCGTCGGTCGGCGAGACGGTTACGGTCGTTATTCGTCCCGAATCGGTATCCGTCGGCGAGGGGCCCTTTTCGGGGACCGTTCGGCGGCTAGCGTACAAGGGATTTTATCGACAGGTGACGGTCGAAACGGGTGACGGCGGGACGCTTGCGGCACGAACAGCGGTCGACAGCCGGACGACTCCCGACCGCCCTGCGGGCGGGGGCGGCATGGCTACCGGCGATCGTATCCGGTTTGCTATCGACCGGGCAGTCATAGTAGACGATGAAGACGAGTGA
- a CDS encoding ABC transporter permease: MKTSERRGGVRDALIASGPVTIAALLGILPVAILLVESIAPGPSIDNYVTATTPLYRTSLVYSLGMGVAATLTCLVVAYPVTYWLAHRCPASIRLPALIALTLPLWLNYVVLNYTWVWILARGGILNRLLVATGVVSDPLGLLFTDLSVFIGFIYIYLPYVVLTLYVSMERLDGRLIEAARDLGATNRRVVVDVVLPRTFPGAVAGAIVVYARIAGAYTTPEILGGPGEVMIATLVVEAFEQFSALGLAAALSMVFLSIVVVGFVLGAQLPPVRRELKRW; this comes from the coding sequence ATGAAGACGAGTGAACGCAGAGGGGGAGTCCGAGACGCCCTGATCGCGAGTGGGCCGGTCACGATCGCGGCGTTGCTCGGCATTCTCCCGGTCGCGATACTCCTCGTCGAGAGCATCGCCCCGGGGCCGTCCATCGACAACTACGTTACGGCGACGACGCCGCTGTACCGGACGAGCCTGGTATACTCGCTCGGGATGGGTGTGGCAGCGACTCTCACGTGTCTCGTCGTTGCGTACCCCGTGACGTACTGGCTCGCACATCGATGCCCAGCCAGCATCAGGCTACCGGCGCTCATCGCGCTCACGCTGCCGTTGTGGCTCAACTACGTTGTCCTCAATTACACGTGGGTGTGGATCCTCGCGCGCGGCGGCATCCTGAACCGGCTGCTCGTCGCCACCGGGGTCGTCAGCGACCCGCTCGGGCTGTTGTTCACCGACCTCTCGGTGTTCATCGGATTCATTTATATATACCTCCCCTACGTCGTGTTGACGCTGTACGTTTCGATGGAGCGACTCGACGGGCGGTTGATCGAAGCCGCCCGCGACCTCGGGGCGACGAACCGGCGGGTCGTCGTCGACGTGGTTCTTCCACGGACGTTTCCGGGGGCGGTCGCCGGCGCGATCGTCGTTTATGCCCGGATCGCCGGCGCGTACACGACGCCGGAGATACTCGGCGGCCCCGGAGAGGTGATGATCGCGACGCTCGTCGTCGAGGCGTTCGAACAGTTCTCTGCTCTCGGGTTGGCTGCCGCCCTCTCTATGGTCTTTTTGTCGATCGTCGTCGTCGGGTTCGTTCTCGGGGCTCAATTGCCGCCGGTCAGACGGGAGTTGAAACGATGGTGA
- a CDS encoding ABC transporter permease → MVTRLDRLLVRGAGRFPGAVVAVTFCFLYLPVAVVGYLSLSPGAQPTIPLDGFSLRWYGEVFADRRFLRSMLTSLGLGVFAAVFGTTLGLAAAYTLVRSRLRASVRGAIGAVIALPLFVPTVVVAFGIGITANRLGIGFGLLPVALGHLFWVLPFSTFLIAARYGELDPAVSEAARDLGADRVAVFRTVTLPLLLPALVASALFCFALSFNEFLITFFLSGSGTTTVPLEIFGKVRVGATSFLNAASVIVLVIGALAAGTASAIRKPT, encoded by the coding sequence ATGGTGACCCGACTCGACCGGTTGCTCGTTCGGGGTGCCGGCCGCTTTCCGGGGGCGGTCGTCGCGGTGACGTTTTGTTTCCTGTATCTTCCCGTCGCTGTCGTCGGATATCTGTCTCTATCGCCCGGCGCTCAGCCAACAATCCCACTCGATGGGTTCTCGCTGCGGTGGTACGGCGAGGTGTTCGCCGATCGCCGCTTCCTCAGGAGCATGCTCACGAGCCTCGGCCTCGGCGTCTTCGCCGCCGTGTTCGGGACCACCCTCGGGTTGGCCGCGGCCTACACCCTCGTCCGCAGCCGGCTCCGCGCGTCCGTTCGTGGCGCGATCGGTGCCGTCATCGCGCTTCCGCTGTTCGTGCCCACGGTGGTCGTCGCCTTCGGAATCGGGATCACCGCCAACCGCCTCGGCATCGGGTTCGGCCTGCTCCCGGTCGCGCTCGGGCACCTGTTTTGGGTGCTCCCGTTCAGCACGTTCCTCATTGCGGCCCGGTACGGCGAATTGGATCCGGCGGTCTCCGAGGCCGCCCGCGACCTCGGCGCCGACCGGGTGGCCGTCTTTCGAACCGTAACGCTTCCACTACTGTTGCCGGCCCTCGTCGCCAGCGCGTTGTTCTGTTTCGCCCTCTCGTTTAACGAGTTCCTTATCACGTTCTTTTTATCAGGATCCGGAACGACGACCGTCCCGCTCGAGATATTCGGGAAGGTTCGCGTCGGCGCGACGTCGTTTCTCAACGCCGCGAGCGTCATTGTCCTCGTCATCGGCGCGCTCGCCGCCGGTACCGCCTCGGCGATCCGCAAGCCGACCTGA
- a CDS encoding DoxX family protein gives MTPETDDTESTSTLGRVLVGLGLAFQAVEDFRDMDDTVEYADSAGVPLPELVAPFASGMMLVAGVGIALWRLPRLATGAAATFLAVVTTTMHDFWNADPDDKGGERLAFFGNLAMFGAVIVFLRKAYE, from the coding sequence ATGACACCCGAGACAGACGATACGGAATCGACGTCGACGCTGGGGCGAGTGCTGGTTGGACTCGGACTCGCATTTCAGGCCGTTGAGGACTTCCGGGATATGGACGACACCGTCGAGTACGCCGACTCGGCCGGTGTCCCGCTGCCGGAACTCGTTGCCCCGTTCGCCTCGGGAATGATGCTCGTCGCCGGGGTCGGTATCGCGCTGTGGCGACTCCCCAGACTCGCCACCGGGGCGGCGGCTACGTTCCTCGCCGTCGTCACGACGACGATGCACGACTTCTGGAACGCCGATCCCGACGACAAAGGTGGCGAACGACTCGCCTTCTTCGGCAATCTCGCGATGTTCGGCGCGGTGATCGTGTTCCTGCGGAAAGCATACGAGTGA
- a CDS encoding high-potential iron-sulfur protein has protein sequence MSNERDSGAETKQSGTSTSRRRQFLQAASGASVAALAGCLGLGGGGGNGDHGGNGDHGGAEDEAETERASNWCVEENDIEVSEEYRTAESTAGIQRNPDDLTAREDAAYQCHPQGYQLCANCRFFIPSKHTGDEGMAGACAIVEGRVRSQDWCALYQQHPEIEEFPNPDPLGESDEPGLQKPPTRNG, from the coding sequence ATGTCGAACGAACGAGACAGCGGGGCGGAGACGAAACAGTCCGGAACGAGCACTTCGAGGCGGCGGCAGTTTCTGCAGGCGGCGAGCGGTGCGTCCGTCGCCGCGCTCGCCGGCTGCTTGGGGCTCGGTGGCGGCGGCGGTAACGGAGATCACGGCGGCAACGGAGATCACGGCGGGGCTGAAGACGAAGCCGAAACCGAGCGGGCTTCGAACTGGTGCGTCGAGGAAAACGACATCGAAGTCTCCGAGGAGTACCGAACTGCGGAAAGCACTGCCGGCATCCAGCGAAACCCCGACGACCTGACCGCCCGCGAAGACGCGGCCTACCAGTGTCACCCACAGGGGTATCAACTCTGTGCGAACTGCCGATTCTTCATTCCGAGCAAACACACGGGTGACGAGGGAATGGCCGGTGCCTGTGCGATCGTCGAGGGGCGGGTCCGCTCGCAGGACTGGTGTGCGCTATATCAACAACACCCCGAGATTGAGGAGTTCCCGAACCCCGACCCGCTCGGGGAGAGCGACGAGCCCGGCCTGCAGAAGCCGCCGACCAGAAACGGCTAA
- a CDS encoding SpoVR family protein — MSTDDRFHKQRIADGLTEPARAANELAEKLGLDPFEVNYWIVDYDEMNELIAYGGFQRRYPHWRWGMSYDRQRKQRQFLGGKAFEIVNNDDPSNAFLQESNELADQKAVITHVEAHADFFRNNEWFRMFSESPDAAAMLERHADVIAEYMDDPEISREAVEEWIDHVLCLEDNVDQHRPFSAALDPEDEPAITADIEDRLDDLDLSEEVRDEVFDESFLDSMTGDEDGTAFPAEPELDVLAFLTAHGKAYDEASERASEYEEWQREILELLRKEAYYFAPQKMTKVMNEGWASYHESRMMADENFAGDDEFVSYADHMAQVLGSPGLNPYKLGFELWQYVENRRNRRAVIEHLLRVEGVTWRNFGDSVDLDRVLEYLEPDPVVTDPVGHLESLAPDDPRIDAETLERVRNGEDVGVERYPWKLLTYQGMAERHYSLVKREHRGFLKRVTQGELERIARYLFETDRYGSVEAALDDVDRAAGWDRMFEVRESHNDVTFLDEFLTEEFVETNEYFTYEFTHTTGDFRATSTAAEDVKKKLMLQFTNFGKPTIAVHDGNFRNRNELLLAHHYNGVQLDLQQAKQTLERVFELWGRPVALKTIRKEFDEHDIEVARRRDREPEPTERGTLLRFDGESFEREDLPDEEIADIRATEVDYDTKPDEWL, encoded by the coding sequence ATGAGCACCGACGACAGATTCCACAAACAGCGGATCGCCGACGGGTTGACCGAACCGGCCCGGGCGGCGAACGAACTCGCCGAAAAGCTCGGCCTCGACCCCTTCGAGGTGAACTACTGGATCGTCGACTACGACGAGATGAACGAGCTGATCGCCTACGGCGGCTTCCAGCGCCGGTATCCCCACTGGCGGTGGGGAATGAGCTACGACCGCCAGCGGAAACAGCGGCAGTTCCTCGGTGGGAAGGCCTTCGAGATCGTCAACAACGACGATCCCTCAAACGCCTTCCTCCAGGAGTCGAACGAGCTCGCAGACCAGAAAGCAGTCATCACGCACGTCGAAGCGCACGCGGACTTCTTCAGGAACAACGAGTGGTTCCGGATGTTTTCGGAATCGCCCGACGCGGCAGCGATGCTGGAGCGTCACGCCGACGTGATCGCCGAGTACATGGACGACCCGGAGATCTCCCGGGAGGCCGTAGAGGAGTGGATCGATCACGTGCTCTGTCTGGAGGACAACGTCGACCAGCACCGACCCTTCTCGGCGGCGCTCGATCCCGAGGACGAGCCCGCCATCACGGCGGATATCGAGGATCGACTGGACGATCTGGACCTCTCCGAGGAGGTCAGAGACGAGGTGTTCGACGAGTCGTTCCTCGACTCGATGACCGGCGACGAGGACGGGACGGCGTTCCCTGCCGAACCCGAACTGGACGTGTTGGCGTTTTTGACGGCTCACGGGAAGGCCTACGACGAGGCCTCGGAGCGGGCGAGCGAGTACGAGGAGTGGCAACGCGAGATCCTCGAGCTCCTGCGGAAGGAGGCATACTACTTCGCCCCACAGAAGATGACGAAGGTGATGAACGAGGGGTGGGCGAGTTATCACGAGTCGCGGATGATGGCCGACGAGAACTTCGCCGGCGACGACGAGTTCGTCTCCTACGCCGATCACATGGCCCAGGTACTCGGCTCTCCGGGGTTGAACCCCTACAAACTTGGCTTCGAGCTGTGGCAGTACGTCGAGAACCGCCGGAACCGTCGGGCAGTGATAGAACACCTGCTCCGCGTCGAGGGGGTGACGTGGCGGAACTTCGGCGACTCGGTCGACCTCGATCGGGTGCTAGAGTACCTAGAGCCGGACCCGGTCGTCACAGACCCGGTCGGCCACCTCGAGTCGCTCGCTCCCGACGATCCGCGGATCGACGCCGAGACCCTCGAACGCGTCCGGAACGGCGAGGACGTCGGCGTTGAACGCTACCCCTGGAAGCTGCTCACCTACCAGGGGATGGCCGAGCGCCACTACTCGCTGGTCAAACGGGAGCACCGGGGCTTTCTCAAGCGCGTCACCCAGGGCGAACTCGAACGGATTGCGCGGTATCTCTTCGAGACCGACCGGTATGGTTCCGTCGAGGCGGCCCTGGATGACGTCGACAGAGCAGCCGGCTGGGACCGGATGTTCGAGGTCCGCGAGAGCCACAACGACGTCACGTTCCTCGACGAGTTCCTCACCGAGGAGTTCGTCGAGACCAACGAGTACTTTACTTACGAGTTCACCCACACGACGGGTGACTTCCGCGCCACGTCGACGGCCGCCGAGGACGTCAAAAAGAAGCTCATGTTGCAGTTCACGAACTTCGGAAAGCCGACCATCGCCGTCCACGACGGCAACTTCCGGAACAGAAACGAGTTGCTGCTCGCCCACCACTACAACGGGGTCCAACTCGACCTCCAACAGGCCAAACAGACCCTCGAACGCGTCTTCGAGTTGTGGGGACGGCCGGTGGCGCTGAAGACGATCCGCAAGGAGTTCGACGAACACGACATCGAGGTCGCCAGACGGCGGGACCGCGAACCCGAACCGACGGAGCGGGGGACGCTACTCCGGTTCGACGGCGAGTCCTTCGAGCGCGAGGACCTCCCGGACGAGGAGATAGCGGACATCCGCGCGACGGAGGTCGACTACGACACGAAACCCGACGAGTGGCTCTGA
- a CDS encoding YeaH/YhbH family protein: protein MGRRDDLDRYREVGEAKREDLSEFIQYGDLGESRPDEIRIPIKIVDPPEFAYDPRDMGGVGQGQGGTPDVGDPVGEPQPQPGDDGADGDPGEEGTEHEHYEMDPEEFAEELDEELGLDLEPKGKKVIEETEGDFTDITRSGPASTLDFERLFKEGLKRKLAMDFDETYIEEALRVEGWGPATVFEWARGEHIPVSRAWIEDAYESIPAEERSRWGSIEEMTASVDREPSAARIRREGIDEVPFRREDERYRYPEIVEEREKNVVVVNIRDVSGSMREAKRELVERTFTPLDWYLTGKYDNAEFVYIAHDADAWEVDREEFFGIRSGGGTRISSAYELAAAVLESEYPWSEWNRYVFAAGDSENSSNDTEERVIPMMEEIPANLHAYVETQPSGNAINATHAGEIERHFSEVSNVAVAYVEGPDDVVEAIDTILSTEDDA from the coding sequence GTGGGGCGTAGAGACGACCTCGACCGGTACCGCGAGGTCGGCGAGGCGAAACGAGAGGACCTCTCGGAGTTCATCCAATACGGCGACCTGGGCGAGTCCCGCCCCGACGAGATCCGGATTCCGATCAAGATCGTCGACCCGCCGGAGTTCGCCTACGATCCCCGCGACATGGGTGGGGTCGGCCAGGGCCAGGGCGGGACGCCGGACGTCGGCGACCCGGTCGGCGAGCCACAGCCCCAACCCGGCGACGACGGCGCGGACGGCGACCCCGGCGAGGAAGGGACAGAGCACGAACACTACGAGATGGATCCCGAGGAGTTCGCCGAGGAACTCGACGAGGAGTTGGGCCTCGACCTGGAGCCGAAGGGCAAGAAGGTGATCGAGGAGACGGAGGGCGACTTCACCGACATCACGCGCTCGGGGCCGGCGAGCACGCTCGATTTCGAACGGCTGTTCAAGGAGGGCCTCAAGCGGAAACTGGCGATGGACTTCGACGAGACGTACATCGAGGAGGCCCTCCGCGTCGAGGGGTGGGGTCCCGCGACGGTCTTCGAGTGGGCAAGAGGCGAGCACATCCCGGTCTCGCGGGCGTGGATCGAGGACGCCTACGAGTCGATCCCGGCAGAGGAGCGCTCCAGGTGGGGTTCGATCGAGGAAATGACGGCGAGCGTCGACAGGGAGCCGTCCGCGGCCCGGATCCGTCGGGAAGGGATCGACGAAGTCCCCTTCAGGCGCGAGGACGAGCGCTATCGCTACCCGGAGATCGTCGAAGAGCGCGAAAAGAACGTCGTTGTCGTAAACATCCGTGACGTCTCCGGATCGATGCGGGAGGCCAAGCGCGAACTCGTCGAGCGGACGTTCACCCCGCTGGATTGGTATCTCACCGGCAAGTACGACAACGCCGAGTTCGTCTACATCGCCCACGACGCCGACGCCTGGGAGGTCGACCGCGAGGAGTTCTTCGGCATCCGGTCGGGCGGCGGCACCCGGATATCCAGCGCCTACGAACTGGCGGCGGCGGTCCTCGAGTCGGAGTACCCCTGGAGCGAGTGGAACCGCTACGTGTTCGCCGCAGGGGACTCGGAGAACTCCTCGAACGACACGGAAGAACGGGTGATCCCGATGATGGAGGAGATCCCGGCGAACCTCCACGCCTACGTGGAGACACAGCCGTCGGGGAACGCGATCAACGCCACCCACGCGGGGGAAATCGAGCGCCACTTCTCCGAGGTCTCGAACGTCGCCGTGGCCTACGTCGAGGGCCCCGACGACGTGGTCGAAGCGATCGACACGATACTCAGCACGGAGGACGACGCATGA